The sequence below is a genomic window from Acidobacteriota bacterium.
CCTCCAGCAAGCGGTTCGAGCGGTGAAGAAACGCACGGACGCTCGCAGCGTTGAGACCCACTACAAGTACGACTCGCTGAATCGGCTGACTCAGGTTTGGTACACGGGAGCAGGCGGGTCCGATGACCCGACTGTGAGCAGGCCAGCATTGCCCAGCGGGGTCGCCGCCACGGCGGATGTGGTAGTAGCCTATAACACAGCGACTTTGGGCAACGGACAAGTCAGCCGCGTTGACGATGGGGCAGGGTTTGAGACTTATCTTTACGACTCGCTCGGCAGGACGACGAGCAAGACTCGAACTATAGATACAGTGAACAGCTACCAGACTCAGTATCAATACAATCAAGCGGGTCAGATCACGTTGATGGTCTATCCTTCAGGCAAGCGGGTGAGCATGAACCACGATTCACGCGGACGTCTGAGCGGAGAAGACAAGGTAGACGCGGTAGGCAACGTACTCGCCAAGTACCTAAAGGTCGGTTGCGTACAACGCGGCAGCACAAGTGACGAGCATAGGGATCGGCGAGATCGGGGCAAGCAATGCCATCACTGAAACATATGGCTATAGCGCCAACCGTTTGCAGATGACTACTCAAAGCGCGGTGAACAGCAGCGGGACTAATTTGATGAGCCTGACCTATGGATATCAGGCAGCAGCGGGAGCATCGGGAGCGGGCACGACGGCGGGCAACAGCGGTCAACTGATGAGCATCACCGGCACGATAAACGGCGCGGGCCGCGGTGAGAGCTACACCTATGACGACTTAGGGAGGCTTGCGAGCGCGAGCGGGTTCTATGCACAACGCAACTATAGCTACGACCGCTGGGGGAATCGGACTGGCGTGAGCGGCGGCTCAACCCAGAACATCGTTCTGCAGCAGCAGCCAGGTGCACCGGCGGGTGTACCGAATAACAGAATCACCAGCGTCAATGGCGTAGGCTACGCGTACGACTCATCGGGAAATCTCAACAGTGATGGCGCGCACAGCTACAGCTACGATGCGGAAGGAAGGATCGCCGGAGTAGACGGCGGAGCGGCAAGCTACTCCTATGACGGTGCAAATCACAGAGTTAAGAAACAGCAAGGAATCACGACAACGTATTACATCTGGGAAGGCAGTCAGGTAATTGCTGAGTACGGCAACGTTGCGGCGGGTGGAGGAGGCGTGAGCTACTACTTGGCCGATAAATTATCAACGAGGATGACCACTGACAGTAACGGCGTTATGAAGGGGACGCAGGATCATCTACCGTTTGGAGAAGACTCTGGCACGTCAACAGGCCAGATAGAGAAGCACCGCTTCACAAGCTATGAAAGAGACAACGAGACGGGCATCGATTACGCGATAAACAGACAATACTCACAGAACACAGGTAGATTCAGTCGCCCGGATCCGGTCACGGGCTCGGTGAGCACTCCGCAAAGTTTGAACCGATACTCATATGTGAACAACGACCCGATAAACTCTACGGATCCGCTAGGATTAGAGTCAGTGTGGGGGCTATACAGGGGAACGTTCCTAGGTAGGGGTGGTGGGTCAGACGGAGCAGACTATGCATTCTGGGGGGAACGGATAGTGGACCTGCCAGGCTTTGGAACACAGTGGGGTAGTCTGAGCGAATTTTTCGATGGGCAATGGGATACAAGGCTGCAGAATACCTACGATGCTATAGCAGCCAACCGCGCACTACAGGAAGGGGATTGGGAAACCGTTTGGGCTCTTATGGCGTCGAATCCGTCCCTTGAACTCGTAATATTTCAACCGATTCTTCTTGCGCAAAATGGAGGGTGGGACGATACCCTGAAGAACATAAGACGCCTCAAAAATCACTTGTGGGGTGACAATATTGATTCAAAACTAACGAAAGGTTCTAATGGGGAGCTCGGGCTTGAGGTTCACGCCAGTTTTGAGCAAATCGTAAAAGTGCTCAAGCAGCATTATTACTTTGGGTTACTTGCGAATAATCCTTTTGATCATCCCGGAGGAATGGAGTTCCGTGACTATAGTTCCCCAGGTTTTCACTTCAAGCTCGCTTACCCCAAGAGAGAAGTAATAGGCTATAGTTACAAAACGGGGATACCCACTATGTTTGGAGGCAATTCACTCATGAGCTGGATTACGGACTTCCACGGGGATCGCTACAATCCAAACTATAGTGTTTATCACCTACTTCGTCACTTCGGGGATTTCCTATTCCGGTGATTCCGATAGTTGAAAGGGGAGGTCGGTGAGATGTGGAAGTCGGCGCTCTTGTTGCTAATTCTTCTGACGTTTTCGAGTTGCGAACAACGGACCACTGTGGAACTCGCGGAAGAACCCTCGCTTGTTCTCATCGTGTCGGGTAGCGGTCGCTTGACTGAACTCACGATCTATGGGCCAGAGCACGAGGAGGACGGGCACTCCCAGAACACGACGAATGCTATATGGAAGATAATTCCACAGGAAGATGACGGAGAGCGCGTGAGCAAGTTGCATGAGGTTAGATACGGTCTTGTACCGAGTGGCTACAAGCAAATGATCCCTAGCAATGGCTCGGCCCCCGTACCTTTGTTGACAGAGAAGAGGTATTCCTACCGACTTGTAACAATAAATGCACCGCATGCCAGTGGATACTTTGAGCTAAGAGACGGTAGGCCGACTAAAGTCAAGGGGCCTTGCTTCGAATTGCATGATGACAAATGGGTTCGGGTTGACTGTTCCAACTAGTTGGAACACGTGTTTTCGAACGGCGCAGTTGAGCAGCTACTTCGTTCTGACCCTGTTCCTGGGAGCATTGCTGATCCTCAGAGCTCAATCGATATACATAACGATCCTGTCAATGCAACTCTCGCGTCTGAGGGTTCGTCCAGAACAATGGTTTCGTATATGCCATTAATTCCACGAGGGGGATAGATGTAAACCAAGTCCTGGGATCGCGATCGCCATTTCCGGAACAGCAAATCGTAGCCATACCAGGCGGTGTATATCCACACGAGGTGGTAGGTGCTTTCATAGTGCGAGGAGGTAAGATTACCGACGAATTTGTTCCTTGTAAGAAGTGACCCGGGCAGATTTGTTTTTCAAGGAGAGAGAGATGCCAATGTCTTTTGAGGTTAAGCAAGTTGGTGTGATATTGCCTAGCGGAAATATCGCTGACGGAGAGTTCAAGCTATGGGAAGAAGACCCTGACGAAAAGGAGAGGGTGAAGCTTTCTCTCACATTTAGAGGGAAAGAGATTAGTGTAGTGGACGGTGACTTCTTTTCAGCAATGCGTTCAATAAGACGAGAACTCGAAAAGGAGGGCATGGTCCTCAATTGCTACGGTGGCAGCAAGAATGTGTACCCCTCACCAATGAGTCAAGACATGGGATCGGGATGGAAGGCTTACCGACTAACGATTGGCAGAGCAGCCAGGCTGGAAGACCTAGTTTCAATCTTCGAGGTCGGGCCGGATGTTGTACCCTCGTCGGTTGAAGAGCAGGAGGCATTCTTCAAGAGTTGGGCGCAGAGCCTTGGCTGACTACGCCTCGTTCTTAACCGGGGATCGCTGAAGAGCTTCGAATTCAGAGATGCGCCCTTGTCGAGTCCAGGCACTTCTGCCATGTACTGGTCAGTGCCTTTTTCGGCCACCGATGGACCGACGACGGGACCCAATCTTCAGAGCCAGTACAGCTATGATTTCAACACCGGCTTCCTCAACTCTCAGACTGACCCAAACGGGCTCATGATAAGTTACATGCCGGACGCAGCGGTGCGCGTGAAGAAGGTGACCTATCCGAAGCTCGCCAGCGATACGAATGCTAACCCAACCCTCGAGACCTTCTTCGCCAACGATCAGAATGGCCCGAGCAGTGCGGACACGCTCGTTTATCAAAGCAAGTTCACCTACTCCGATGGCGCGACCCAGAGGGTGCAAATAAGCAATCAATGGCTGGACGGAGGGGGCCGGACAATCAGAGCGGGGTCAGCAGTGGGACCGGCCATAACCAGCTTCGATGCGGTCAAGAGCATCTATGATGATCTTGGCAGAGTGAGAAAGAGCACCAATCCCTACAACACCACAAACTCGGATGGAAGCACGACGGGACTGCCCAATGCGACTGTTTATGCCTATGACAGTCTGGGTCGAGTGCTGACCGTTACGCTCCCCGACGCGAATACCGTGACTACCAGCTACAACGGCGCGCTGACAACGGTGACCGATCAGGTTGGGCGTCAGAAGCGAAGCGAAGCGGACGGACTCGGCCGGACGATCAAAGTCACCGAGATGGACAATTCCAAACAGCTCAATTGGAACACGGCCTATGGCTACGATCTGAACGACAATCTCATTTCGGTCGATCAAGGCGGACAGACGCGCGCATTCAAGTACGACCCCCTTTCGAGGATGACCTACGAGCG
It includes:
- a CDS encoding RHS repeat-associated core domain-containing protein — its product is MSLTYGYQAAAGASGAGTTAGNSGQLMSITGTINGAGRGESYTYDDLGRLASASGFYAQRNYSYDRWGNRTGVSGGSTQNIVLQQQPGAPAGVPNNRITSVNGVGYAYDSSGNLNSDGAHSYSYDAEGRIAGVDGGAASYSYDGANHRVKKQQGITTTYYIWEGSQVIAEYGNVAAGGGGVSYYLADKLSTRMTTDSNGVMKGTQDHLPFGEDSGTSTGQIEKHRFTSYERDNETGIDYAINRQYSQNTGRFSRPDPVTGSVSTPQSLNRYSYVNNDPINSTDPLGLESVWGLYRGTFLGRGGGSDGADYAFWGERIVDLPGFGTQWGSLSEFFDGQWDTRLQNTYDAIAANRALQEGDWETVWALMASNPSLELVIFQPILLAQNGGWDDTLKNIRRLKNHLWGDNIDSKLTKGSNGELGLEVHASFEQIVKVLKQHYYFGLLANNPFDHPGGMEFRDYSSPGFHFKLAYPKREVIGYSYKTGIPTMFGGNSLMSWITDFHGDRYNPNYSVYHLLRHFGDFLFR